In Synergistales bacterium, a single window of DNA contains:
- the lptB gene encoding LPS export ABC transporter ATP-binding protein translates to MGSMLVGRGLGKSYKGRTVVSALKIQVAEGEIVGLLGPNGAGKTTTFYMLVGLVPPDSGVVYLNDRHLTDLPMYGRARLGLGYLPQEASVFRDLSVRRNLALVLEEQEYEQGERYAMLERLLDDLGLNEVADVPGYALSGGERRRLEIARCLAISPAFLLLDEPFSGIDPIAVYDIQQIILGLRDRGFGILLTDHNVRDTLAITDRACLIHQGQIVIEGSPKEVAESEVARKFYLGERFSW, encoded by the coding sequence ATGGGCTCGATGCTGGTAGGCAGAGGACTCGGCAAATCCTACAAGGGACGCACCGTCGTGTCCGCGCTGAAGATCCAGGTGGCCGAAGGGGAGATCGTCGGGCTTCTGGGCCCCAACGGAGCGGGAAAGACCACCACCTTCTACATGCTCGTCGGTCTTGTCCCGCCGGACAGCGGGGTGGTCTATCTCAACGACCGGCACCTCACCGATCTGCCCATGTACGGCCGGGCGCGCCTCGGTCTGGGCTACCTCCCTCAGGAGGCCTCGGTCTTCCGGGATCTCTCGGTGCGCCGCAACCTGGCCCTGGTCCTGGAAGAGCAGGAGTACGAACAGGGGGAGCGGTACGCCATGCTGGAACGGCTCCTGGACGATCTGGGGCTCAACGAGGTGGCCGACGTGCCCGGCTACGCCCTGAGCGGCGGTGAGCGGCGACGGCTGGAGATCGCCCGCTGCCTTGCCATCTCGCCGGCCTTCCTGCTGCTTGACGAGCCCTTCAGCGGGATCGACCCCATCGCTGTCTACGATATCCAGCAGATCATCCTGGGGCTGCGCGACAGGGGCTTCGGGATCCTCCTGACGGACCACAATGTGCGGGATACCCTGGCCATCACCGACCGTGCCTGTCTGATCCACCAGGGACAGATCGTCATCGAGGGGAGCCCCAAAGAGGTCGCCGAGAGCGAGGTGGCCCGCAAGTTCTACCTCGGTGAACGGTTCTCCTGGTAG
- the murJ gene encoding murein biosynthesis integral membrane protein MurJ, whose product MVRHALTMMLGTLASRFLGLAREILVAAFFGATRQLDAFYVAYTLANLSRQLLAEGALSASFVPVFSRTLESAGKRRALSLARQAMTVLLVAGTLTVVGGILCAPWLARILAPGFSGEGLALAARMTRMVFPFLLFVSLAALAMGVLNSMERFFVSAVAPACSNIAFITVAVLLAERIGVWSLVAAVLLGGLIQWLLQWFWAAHLAMPLIPAKPRRDDPELRRMLALFLPYAAGLSLNQVNPVISRMLASFLEGGTISAMNYADRVLQLPLGLFVVAISQAVLPLLSRLSADEGDAFVDFMRDALRFALFIVVPVMAGMVLVSRELVHLLFFRGAFDLWALERTSGALAMFALGLPGMACTTVLMRALYALGLPRGAMVVTGSGVVVNLTASLTLMQFLGYRGIALGIASGFTASAFCGYLILRHALGRGIPVFESAWNAKILAAAGAMAGSVVLWTGWIPYPEAAGALLRAGWMGVTILVGAACYTLLTLRIGCDEWSWIRGALRRKQKGKDV is encoded by the coding sequence ATGGTCCGACACGCACTGACGATGATGCTGGGAACCCTGGCGAGCCGTTTTCTCGGTCTGGCCCGGGAGATCCTGGTAGCGGCCTTCTTCGGCGCCACCAGGCAGCTTGACGCCTTCTACGTGGCCTATACGCTGGCCAATCTCTCCCGGCAGCTCCTCGCCGAAGGCGCCCTCTCCGCTTCCTTTGTCCCCGTCTTTTCCCGGACGCTCGAGAGCGCCGGGAAGCGGCGGGCGCTTTCGCTGGCCCGGCAGGCCATGACGGTGCTCCTCGTCGCCGGAACCCTGACGGTGGTCGGGGGCATCCTCTGTGCGCCCTGGCTGGCACGTATCCTGGCGCCGGGATTCAGCGGCGAGGGACTGGCGCTGGCGGCCCGCATGACCCGGATGGTCTTCCCCTTTCTGCTCTTTGTCTCCCTGGCGGCGCTGGCCATGGGGGTGCTGAACAGCATGGAACGCTTCTTTGTCTCGGCGGTGGCGCCGGCATGCAGCAATATCGCCTTCATCACCGTGGCGGTGCTCCTGGCGGAACGGATAGGCGTGTGGAGCCTGGTGGCGGCGGTGCTGCTCGGCGGCTTGATCCAGTGGCTGCTCCAGTGGTTCTGGGCGGCCCACCTGGCCATGCCCCTGATCCCCGCGAAGCCGAGGCGGGACGACCCGGAGCTGCGGCGGATGCTGGCGCTCTTTCTGCCCTATGCCGCAGGGCTCTCCCTGAATCAGGTCAATCCGGTGATCAGCCGGATGCTGGCCTCCTTCCTCGAAGGGGGGACCATCAGCGCCATGAACTACGCCGACCGGGTGCTGCAGCTGCCGCTGGGGCTCTTTGTGGTCGCCATCTCCCAGGCGGTGCTGCCGCTGCTCTCCCGTCTCTCTGCGGACGAAGGGGATGCCTTTGTCGACTTCATGCGCGACGCCCTCCGCTTCGCCCTCTTTATCGTGGTGCCGGTGATGGCGGGGATGGTGCTGGTCTCCCGGGAGCTGGTGCATCTGCTCTTTTTCCGCGGGGCCTTCGATCTCTGGGCGCTGGAGCGGACCAGCGGCGCCCTGGCCATGTTCGCCCTGGGTCTGCCGGGCATGGCCTGCACCACCGTGCTGATGCGGGCGCTCTACGCCCTGGGTCTGCCCCGCGGCGCCATGGTGGTGACGGGATCGGGCGTGGTGGTGAACCTGACGGCGAGCCTCACGCTGATGCAGTTCCTGGGCTACAGGGGGATCGCTCTGGGCATCGCCTCTGGTTTCACCGCTTCGGCGTTCTGTGGATACCTGATCCTCAGGCATGCTCTGGGGCGGGGCATTCCCGTTTTCGAATCGGCATGGAACGCAAAGATCCTCGCCGCAGCGGGGGCCATGGCCGGGAGTGTTGTGCTGTGGACAGGCTGGATTCCCTATCCTGAGGCTGCGGGCGCACTGCTCCGGGCGGGCTGGATGGGTGTCACGATTCTGGTGGGTGCTGCCTGCTATACCCTGCTGACGCTCCGGATCGGTTGTGACGAGTGGAGCTGGATACGCGGGGCCTTGCGGCGCAAACAGAAGGGTAAGGATGTATGA
- a CDS encoding LptA/OstA family protein: protein MRRVPALLALVLVWCGWISCGWAAGQTHLTADVLRYDAERSMVAASGDVRVSAQGGVLTAERGWAKGDGGYVNLSGAVSADWPNEELSLLCQSLEYVKGTEMEVRVSGGVELRHAGSLLIADNVRLSPGTPPRYSASGDIQAVMGEQLVEADSFIREGNQWRVDTLRRYVDREESLTVSAAAIEGEVDGTEITDFVASGGIRLRVDRPETEPVEITGERCVYSIDRGTTVITGGAHAEQGKRSISAESIVYHMDSRRIEAIGKPQLTFPLNTNP from the coding sequence ATGCGGCGTGTGCCGGCTTTGTTGGCGCTTGTGCTGGTATGGTGTGGATGGATCTCCTGCGGATGGGCCGCCGGGCAGACCCATCTCACGGCGGATGTGCTCCGTTACGACGCCGAACGCTCGATGGTGGCCGCCTCGGGCGATGTGCGGGTGAGCGCCCAGGGGGGCGTCCTCACCGCGGAGCGGGGCTGGGCGAAGGGAGATGGAGGCTATGTCAATCTTTCGGGGGCCGTGTCGGCGGACTGGCCCAACGAGGAGCTTTCCCTGCTCTGCCAGTCGCTGGAGTATGTCAAGGGAACGGAAATGGAGGTGCGCGTCTCCGGCGGCGTCGAACTGCGCCACGCCGGCAGCCTGCTGATCGCCGACAACGTCCGTCTCTCTCCCGGGACACCGCCCCGCTACAGCGCCAGCGGCGATATCCAGGCCGTCATGGGGGAACAGCTGGTGGAAGCCGATTCCTTTATCCGGGAGGGGAACCAGTGGCGTGTCGACACGCTCAGGCGTTATGTGGACAGGGAGGAATCCCTCACCGTTTCGGCAGCGGCCATCGAGGGAGAGGTGGACGGGACGGAGATCACCGATTTCGTCGCCTCCGGCGGTATCCGCCTGAGGGTGGACAGGCCGGAGACGGAGCCTGTGGAGATCACTGGCGAGAGATGTGTCTATTCCATCGACCGGGGGACCACGGTGATCACCGGCGGGGCCCATGCGGAGCAGGGGAAGCGTTCCATCAGCGCCGAGAGCATCGTCTACCACATGGATTCCCGTCGCATTGAAGCCATCGGGAAGCCACAGTTGACCTTTCCGCTGAATACCAATCCCTGA
- a CDS encoding hydrogenase maturation protease: protein MIHDSKETVIWGVGNPLYGDDGAGVRLAERLQRLAPAGMEVQICETVPENYLAPLRKAPPALLLVVDAADMGLPAGTVRRTTTPGCAGAPWSSHGIGLPQLLATLDGTTDIWYIGIQPRSTELSLELTDAVAASVGDLSATLAAGRWESIPLLYQENRSPR from the coding sequence ATGATACACGATAGCAAGGAAACCGTCATCTGGGGCGTCGGCAATCCTCTCTACGGCGACGACGGCGCCGGCGTCCGGCTGGCCGAGAGACTGCAGCGGCTCGCCCCCGCCGGCATGGAGGTCCAGATCTGCGAGACCGTGCCGGAGAACTACCTCGCCCCGCTGCGGAAGGCACCGCCTGCGCTCCTGCTGGTGGTCGACGCCGCCGACATGGGGCTCCCCGCCGGAACGGTGCGCCGCACCACCACGCCAGGCTGCGCCGGGGCTCCCTGGAGCAGCCACGGCATCGGCCTCCCCCAGCTCCTGGCGACACTGGATGGGACAACGGACATATGGTACATCGGCATCCAGCCCCGCTCCACGGAGCTCTCCCTGGAGCTCACCGACGCCGTCGCCGCAAGCGTGGGCGACCTCTCCGCCACCCTCGCCGCCGGAAGGTGGGAATCCATCCCGCTCCTCTACCAGGAGAACCGTTCACCGAGGTAG